From a single Pseudomonas cremoricolorata genomic region:
- a CDS encoding TlpA disulfide reductase family protein, which produces MARRLAVALAITASLLLAGCGADYGVDQDGKTVKAEQIDGHWLVLNYWAEWCGPCRTEIPELNAAAKQWQAQGIEVLGVNFDGLQGADLKEAANALGIEFMVLAQDPAERYELPRSEALPVTYIIDDKGKVREQLLGEQTLEGLQEKITALKGGA; this is translated from the coding sequence ATGGCAAGGCGTTTGGCAGTAGCACTGGCCATCACCGCGAGCCTCTTGCTCGCCGGTTGTGGCGCGGACTATGGCGTGGACCAGGACGGCAAGACCGTCAAGGCCGAGCAGATCGATGGCCATTGGCTGGTACTCAACTACTGGGCGGAATGGTGCGGCCCGTGCCGCACGGAAATCCCTGAACTGAATGCCGCCGCCAAGCAATGGCAGGCGCAGGGCATTGAGGTGCTGGGGGTCAACTTCGATGGCCTGCAAGGCGCCGACCTCAAGGAGGCCGCCAATGCGCTGGGTATCGAATTCATGGTGCTGGCGCAAGACCCCGCCGAGCGTTACGAGCTGCCGCGCAGCGAGGCATTGCCGGTGACCTACATCATCGATGACAAGGGCAAGGTGCGCGAGCAGTTGCTCGGTGAGCAGACCTTGGAAGGCCTGCAAGAGAAGATCACCGCGCTCAAAGGCGGGGCCTGA
- a CDS encoding response regulator: MLDRLGIRSRVLLLALLPASLMALVLGCYFNWQQQAELRVQLLQRGTLLAEQLAPLAAPSLARQARGQLERVAAEALEQSDVRAVTFLAPDRSRLAHAGPSMVNPPPSGGTGTQLLERSGNDATRYLMPVFGHHRDLATDAVQGESERLLGWVEVEVSHDGALLRGYRNLFTSMLLILACLGLTVLLALRMSRAINQPLHRIQHAVNQLRDGNLEERLPAMGSHELDELAAGINRMAQTLHSAHEELQHSIDQATEDVRQNLETIEIQNIELDMARKEALEASRIKSEFLANMSHEIRTPLNGIVGFTHLLQKSELTPRQLDYLGTIEKSADSLLGIINEILDFSKIEAGKLVLDSIPFNLRDLIQDTLTILAPAAHAKQLELVSLVYRDTPLSLIGDPLRLKQILTNLVSNAIKFTREGTIVVRAMVEEDHEDSAQLRISVQDTGIGLSPQDVRALFQAFSQADNSLSREPGGTGLGLVISKRLIEQMGGEIGVDSTPGEGSQFWITLTLPKAHDDLDHSQPQALLGRRVAIVEGHELACQALEHQLEDCGLKVTAFSSFDQLIHAVEAAAQAQLPFEFAVLGVCLATLSPEHLGHINSQLEQHGCQCVVLCPTTEQALYHPYLPNGYGQLLSKPSCTRKLRRLLQEIVQPRRALLEPQALPGQRSPRVLCVDDNPANLLLVQTLLEDMCATVVAVDNGPAAVQAVKDEAFDLVLMDVQMPGMDGCACTEQIRRWEASQGEQALPIVALTAHAMANEKRALLHSGMDDYLTKPISERQLAQVVLKWTGLNLSAAQPTGTPEPTLDSSELRVLDPEEGLRLAAGKPDLAADMLAMLLASLEADRQAIGAAREAGDRQAMIERVHRLNGASRYCGVPQLRAACQRSETLLKQQHPQMLQALDDLDHAITRLAAQAHLGA, from the coding sequence GTGCTCGATCGTCTGGGAATTCGCAGCCGCGTGCTGTTGCTGGCGCTGCTGCCGGCCAGCCTGATGGCCCTGGTGCTGGGGTGTTATTTCAATTGGCAGCAACAGGCCGAGCTGCGCGTACAACTGCTGCAACGTGGCACGCTGCTCGCCGAGCAACTGGCACCGCTGGCAGCCCCCTCGCTGGCCCGTCAGGCACGCGGGCAACTGGAACGGGTAGCGGCCGAGGCGCTGGAGCAGTCCGACGTACGCGCCGTGACCTTCCTTGCCCCCGACCGCAGCCGCCTGGCCCACGCGGGACCGAGCATGGTCAACCCACCGCCCAGTGGTGGTACCGGCACGCAACTGCTCGAGCGCAGCGGCAACGACGCCACGCGTTACCTGATGCCGGTGTTCGGCCATCATCGCGACTTGGCCACCGACGCCGTGCAGGGCGAGTCAGAACGTCTGCTGGGCTGGGTCGAGGTGGAAGTGTCCCACGATGGCGCACTGCTGCGTGGCTACCGCAACCTGTTCACCAGCATGCTGCTGATTCTCGCCTGCCTGGGCCTGACGGTGCTGCTGGCACTGCGCATGAGCCGCGCCATCAACCAGCCGCTGCATCGTATTCAGCATGCGGTGAACCAGCTCAGGGACGGCAATCTGGAAGAACGCCTGCCGGCCATGGGCAGCCACGAGCTGGATGAGCTGGCCGCCGGCATCAACCGCATGGCGCAAACCCTGCACAGCGCCCATGAAGAACTGCAGCACAGCATCGACCAGGCCACCGAAGACGTTCGGCAGAACCTTGAAACCATCGAAATCCAGAACATCGAGCTGGACATGGCACGCAAGGAGGCCCTGGAGGCCAGCCGCATCAAGTCGGAATTTCTCGCCAACATGAGCCACGAGATCCGTACGCCACTCAATGGCATCGTCGGCTTCACCCACCTGCTGCAAAAGAGCGAACTGACCCCGCGCCAGCTCGACTACCTCGGCACCATCGAGAAATCCGCCGACAGCCTGCTGGGCATCATCAACGAGATTCTCGACTTCTCGAAGATCGAGGCCGGCAAGCTGGTGCTCGACAGTATCCCGTTCAACCTGCGCGACCTGATTCAGGACACCCTGACCATCCTCGCCCCCGCCGCCCATGCCAAACAGCTCGAGCTGGTCAGCCTGGTGTACCGCGACACGCCGCTGTCGCTGATCGGCGACCCGCTGCGGCTCAAGCAGATCCTCACCAATCTGGTCAGCAACGCGATCAAGTTCACCCGCGAGGGCACCATCGTGGTCCGCGCCATGGTCGAAGAAGACCACGAAGACAGCGCGCAACTGCGCATCAGTGTGCAGGACACCGGCATTGGCCTGTCGCCGCAGGATGTGCGCGCGCTGTTCCAGGCGTTCAGCCAAGCCGACAATTCATTGTCGCGCGAGCCGGGCGGCACCGGTCTTGGGCTGGTCATTTCCAAGCGCCTGATCGAACAGATGGGCGGCGAGATTGGTGTCGACAGCACACCGGGAGAGGGCTCGCAATTCTGGATCACCCTGACCTTGCCCAAGGCCCACGACGACCTCGACCACAGCCAGCCGCAAGCGCTGCTCGGGCGCCGCGTGGCCATCGTCGAAGGCCATGAACTGGCCTGCCAGGCGCTTGAGCACCAACTCGAAGACTGCGGCCTGAAAGTCACCGCGTTCAGCTCGTTCGATCAGTTGATCCATGCCGTCGAAGCTGCAGCCCAGGCGCAGTTGCCGTTCGAGTTCGCTGTGCTTGGGGTATGCCTGGCAACTCTTTCGCCAGAACATCTGGGCCACATCAACAGCCAGCTCGAGCAACACGGTTGTCAATGCGTGGTGCTCTGCCCGACCACCGAACAGGCGCTGTACCACCCCTATCTACCCAATGGCTATGGGCAGCTTCTGTCCAAGCCATCCTGCACGCGCAAGCTGCGCCGCTTGCTGCAAGAGATCGTCCAGCCGCGCCGCGCCCTGCTCGAACCACAGGCCCTGCCCGGGCAGCGTTCGCCGCGGGTGCTGTGCGTCGACGACAACCCGGCCAACCTGCTGCTGGTGCAGACGCTGCTCGAAGACATGTGCGCCACGGTGGTGGCAGTGGACAACGGCCCAGCGGCGGTGCAGGCGGTCAAAGACGAAGCCTTCGACCTGGTATTGATGGACGTGCAAATGCCCGGCATGGATGGCTGCGCCTGTACCGAACAGATTCGCCGCTGGGAAGCCAGCCAGGGCGAGCAGGCGCTGCCGATCGTGGCCCTCACTGCACATGCCATGGCCAACGAAAAACGCGCGCTGCTGCACAGTGGCATGGACGACTATCTGACCAAACCGATCAGTGAACGCCAACTGGCCCAAGTGGTGCTGAAGTGGACCGGTCTGAACCTCAGCGCCGCGCAGCCGACCGGTACCCCGGAGCCAACGCTCGACAGCAGCGAGCTGCGCGTGCTCGATCCGGAAGAAGGGCTGCGCCTGGCTGCGGGCAAGCCGGACCTGGCTGCCGACATGCTGGCGATGCTGCTGGCCTCGCTCGAAGCCGACCGCCAGGCCATTGGTGCGGCTCGCGAGGCCGGTGATCGCCAGGCGATGATCGAGCGAGTGCACCGCCTCAATGGTGCTTCGCGCTATTGCGGTGTGCCGCAACTGCGCGCCGCCTGCCAGCGCAGCGAAACCCTGCTCAAGCAGCAGCATCCGCAAATGCTGCAGGCGCTCGATGACCTGGACCATGCCATCACTCGCCTGGCCGCCCAGGCTCACCTCGGCGCCTGA
- the wrbA gene encoding NAD(P)H:quinone oxidoreductase: protein MSAPYILVLYYSRHGATSEMARHIARGIELSGLEARLRTVPAVSTDCEAVVPDIPASGAPYATLDDLRHCAGLVLGSPTRFGNMAAPLKYFLDGTSSLWLGGELVGKPAAVFTSTASLHGGQETTLLSMLLPLMHHGMLVLGLPYSESALLDTRGGGTPYGASHHAGADGKRQLDEHETALCRALGQRVGATAKALEASRG, encoded by the coding sequence ATGAGCGCCCCTTACATCCTCGTGCTGTATTACAGCCGCCACGGCGCCACCAGCGAGATGGCCCGGCACATCGCCCGCGGCATCGAGCTGAGCGGGCTGGAAGCTCGGCTGCGCACCGTGCCAGCGGTGTCCACAGACTGCGAAGCGGTAGTGCCTGACATCCCTGCCAGCGGCGCACCCTATGCCACCCTCGATGACCTGCGCCACTGCGCCGGCCTGGTGCTGGGCAGCCCTACCCGCTTCGGCAACATGGCCGCACCACTGAAATATTTCCTCGATGGCACCAGCAGCCTGTGGCTGGGCGGCGAACTGGTCGGCAAGCCAGCGGCGGTCTTCACCTCCACCGCCAGCCTGCATGGCGGCCAGGAAACCACCCTGCTGTCGATGCTGCTGCCATTGATGCACCACGGCATGCTGGTGCTGGGCCTTCCCTACAGCGAGTCGGCCCTGCTCGACACCCGCGGCGGCGGCACGCCCTATGGCGCCAGTCACCATGCCGGGGCCGATGGCAAACGCCAGCTCGACGAACATGAAACCGCCCTGTGCCGCGCCCTGGGCCAACGCGTCGGCGCCACCGCCAAGGCGCTGGAGGCGAGCCGTGGCTAA
- the arsC gene encoding arsenate reductase (glutaredoxin) (This arsenate reductase requires both glutathione and glutaredoxin to convert arsenate to arsenite, after which the efflux transporter formed by ArsA and ArsB can extrude the arsenite from the cell, providing resistance.), with product MPELTLYHNPRCSKSRAALELLEARGLAPTVVRYLETPPDAATLRDLLGRLGISARQLLRTGEDEYKALNLADASLDEEALIAAMVEHPKLIERPILRAGERAIIGRPPENVLEILP from the coding sequence ATGCCTGAACTGACCCTCTACCATAACCCACGCTGCTCGAAATCCCGCGCCGCCCTGGAACTGCTGGAGGCCCGAGGCCTGGCGCCGACCGTGGTGCGCTACCTGGAAACCCCGCCCGATGCCGCTACCCTGCGCGACCTGCTCGGTCGCCTGGGCATCTCGGCGCGACAACTGCTGCGCACCGGCGAAGACGAGTACAAGGCGCTGAACCTGGCCGACGCCAGCCTGGATGAAGAAGCACTGATCGCCGCCATGGTCGAACACCCCAAGCTGATCGAGCGGCCGATTCTGCGCGCAGGCGAGCGTGCAATCATCGGTCGTCCGCCGGAAAACGTGCTGGAGATCCTGCCATGA
- the rlmD gene encoding 23S rRNA (uracil(1939)-C(5))-methyltransferase RlmD, whose translation MSRKKSSSSLRFQPTGGDRAAQLPVGKKQRLSIERLAGDGRGIAFFEGRTWFVSGALAGEEVEVRVLNARGKVVEARLEKLLQASAARVEAPCRHYARCGGCNLQHLPHAEQLALKQRTLAEQLQRVAGVQPEHWAPPLFGPAFGYRRRARVAVRWDAKAQQLAVGFRAEASQDIIAIEECPVLVQPLQTILRHLPTVLRSLGKPQALGHVELFSGTAEALLVRHVSALPEADLQRLQAFCEQAGAQLWLHGEGEPAPYVAGATLGFELTPWQLRLAWRPGDFVQVNAAVNTAMIKQALDWLAPQADERVLDLFCGLGNFALPLAGQAREVVAIEGVQTMVERAAANARDNDVHNAAFFQADLTQPLAGAEWAAEGFSAVLLDPPRDGAFEVVRHIAQLNAKRLVYVSCNPATLARDAQVLVNQGYRLTRAGILDMFPQTAHVEAMALFEAG comes from the coding sequence ATGTCCAGAAAGAAATCCTCCAGCAGCCTGCGCTTCCAGCCCACCGGTGGCGACCGCGCAGCCCAGCTACCCGTGGGCAAGAAGCAACGCCTGAGCATTGAGCGTCTGGCCGGCGATGGCCGCGGCATCGCTTTCTTCGAAGGGCGCACCTGGTTCGTCAGCGGTGCCCTGGCCGGGGAGGAGGTCGAGGTGCGGGTGCTCAACGCCCGCGGCAAGGTCGTCGAAGCGCGCCTGGAAAAATTGCTGCAGGCCAGTGCCGCGCGGGTCGAGGCGCCGTGCCGGCACTACGCCCGTTGTGGCGGCTGCAACCTTCAGCACCTGCCCCATGCCGAACAACTGGCGCTCAAACAGCGCACCTTGGCCGAGCAGTTACAACGGGTGGCGGGCGTCCAGCCTGAACACTGGGCGCCACCCCTGTTCGGCCCTGCGTTCGGTTATCGACGTCGCGCCCGGGTCGCCGTTCGCTGGGATGCCAAGGCGCAGCAGCTGGCCGTCGGTTTTCGCGCCGAGGCCAGTCAGGACATCATCGCCATCGAAGAATGTCCGGTGCTGGTACAGCCTTTGCAGACGATTCTCCGGCATTTGCCGACGGTGCTGCGCAGCCTGGGCAAACCCCAGGCGCTGGGCCACGTCGAGCTGTTCAGCGGCACCGCCGAGGCGCTGCTGGTGCGCCATGTCAGCGCACTGCCCGAGGCCGATCTGCAGCGGTTGCAGGCTTTCTGCGAGCAGGCAGGCGCGCAGCTTTGGCTGCACGGGGAGGGCGAGCCTGCGCCCTACGTGGCAGGTGCCACGCTCGGTTTCGAGCTCACGCCCTGGCAACTGCGCCTGGCCTGGCGACCGGGCGATTTCGTCCAGGTCAACGCCGCGGTCAACACGGCGATGATCAAGCAAGCGCTCGACTGGCTGGCGCCGCAGGCTGACGAGCGTGTGCTCGATCTGTTCTGCGGTCTGGGCAATTTTGCCCTGCCGCTGGCCGGTCAGGCGCGTGAGGTGGTGGCCATCGAGGGCGTGCAGACCATGGTCGAACGGGCTGCGGCCAACGCGCGCGACAACGATGTGCATAACGCGGCGTTTTTTCAGGCCGATTTGACCCAGCCTTTAGCCGGCGCCGAGTGGGCCGCCGAAGGCTTTTCTGCGGTACTCTTGGACCCACCGCGCGACGGTGCCTTTGAGGTTGTGCGACACATCGCACAGCTCAATGCGAAAAGGCTGGTTTACGTATCCTGTAACCCGGCAACCCTCGCGCGCGATGCGCAGGTGCTGGTCAACCAGGGGTACCGGTTAACGAGGGCCGGGATTCTCGACATGTTTCCTCAGACGGCGCATGTCGAAGCCATGGCGTTATTCGAAGCGGGCTAG
- a CDS encoding META domain-containing protein, with product MKGLCSGALLALLLAGCATPPSPLQRERGYVLEWIGERPLMDYSHLSLTLGSDGRAYGNAGCNHWFASYTLSGQQLSFGKVGKTRKLCAPALMEQEQRFLAELEKVQRWDASAQGQIRFWPASGQALRFWPEDD from the coding sequence ATGAAGGGCCTGTGCAGCGGCGCGCTGCTGGCCTTGCTGCTGGCCGGCTGCGCGACCCCACCCTCGCCCCTGCAACGCGAACGCGGCTACGTACTGGAGTGGATCGGCGAACGCCCCCTGATGGACTACAGCCATCTGAGCCTGACGCTGGGCAGCGATGGCCGCGCCTATGGCAATGCCGGCTGCAACCACTGGTTCGCCAGCTACACACTCAGCGGCCAGCAGCTGAGCTTTGGCAAGGTCGGCAAGACCCGCAAGCTCTGCGCGCCGGCGCTGATGGAGCAGGAACAGCGCTTCCTCGCTGAGCTGGAAAAAGTGCAGCGTTGGGATGCCTCGGCCCAAGGCCAGATCAGGTTCTGGCCGGCCAGTGGTCAGGCGCTGCGGTTCTGGCCTGAGGATGACTGA
- a CDS encoding DUF2069 domain-containing protein produces the protein MAKRVKPLPALDWLAPRLRIARSASLACFLALIALLSLNNLLFADLHGARVGVIMAIELLPLLLLLPGMLKGSARAHAWTCFVVNLYFIKGVLAAFDPARALLGWVEVALSLGLFVSALLYVRWRFQFDRRVAGEGG, from the coding sequence GTGGCTAAACGGGTCAAGCCGTTGCCAGCACTGGACTGGCTGGCCCCGCGCCTGCGCATTGCCCGCAGCGCCAGCCTGGCCTGTTTCCTCGCGCTGATCGCCCTGCTGAGCCTGAACAACCTGCTGTTCGCCGACCTGCACGGCGCACGGGTTGGAGTGATCATGGCCATCGAACTGTTGCCCCTGCTGTTGCTGCTGCCTGGCATGCTCAAAGGCAGCGCCCGCGCCCACGCCTGGACCTGTTTCGTGGTCAACCTGTACTTCATCAAAGGCGTGCTCGCCGCCTTCGACCCAGCCAGAGCCCTGCTCGGCTGGGTCGAGGTCGCCCTGAGCCTGGGACTGTTCGTCAGCGCATTGCTGTATGTGCGCTGGCGGTTTCAGTTCGATCGGCGGGTGGCGGGGGAAGGTGGCTGA
- a CDS encoding DNA-3-methyladenine glycosylase I, which yields MRDYRWLHEFCLNRFGSAKALEAQLPQPRTPAQLRAMPIDRYLSTLALRVFRAGLKHSLVDAKWPAFEQVFFGFDPEKVVLMSAEHLERLMQDTRIIRHLGKLKSVPRNAQMLLDIEKSHGSVGTFIADWPVTDIVNLWKYLTKHGNQLGGLSAPRFLRMVGKDTFVPTQDTSAALIAQKIIDKAPTSQRDLAAVQDAFNQWHAESGRPLCQLSVMLAHTVNH from the coding sequence ATGCGCGACTATCGCTGGCTGCATGAGTTCTGTCTGAACCGTTTCGGTTCGGCCAAGGCCCTGGAAGCGCAGTTGCCGCAACCGCGCACGCCTGCGCAACTGCGCGCCATGCCCATCGACCGCTACTTGTCGACACTGGCGTTGCGCGTGTTTCGCGCAGGTTTGAAGCACAGCCTGGTCGACGCCAAGTGGCCGGCGTTCGAACAGGTGTTTTTCGGTTTCGATCCGGAAAAAGTGGTGCTGATGAGCGCCGAGCACCTCGAGCGACTGATGCAGGACACCCGCATCATCCGCCACCTGGGCAAGCTCAAGAGCGTGCCGCGCAACGCGCAGATGCTGCTGGACATCGAGAAGAGCCACGGCAGCGTCGGCACCTTCATCGCCGACTGGCCGGTGACTGATATCGTCAACCTGTGGAAGTACCTGACCAAGCACGGTAACCAGTTGGGCGGGTTATCTGCGCCGCGCTTCCTGCGCATGGTGGGCAAGGACACCTTCGTGCCGACCCAGGACACCTCGGCGGCGTTGATCGCGCAGAAGATCATCGACAAGGCCCCGACCAGCCAGCGCGATCTGGCTGCGGTGCAGGACGCCTTCAACCAGTGGCACGCCGAAAGCGGCCGGCCGCTGTGCCAGTTGTCGGTCATGTTGGCGCATACCGTCAATCACTGA
- the cysM gene encoding cysteine synthase CysM, with protein sequence MTSQYPTIADCVGNTPLVRLQRLGGDTSNTLLLKLEGNNPAGSVKDRPALSMIARAELRGLIKPGDTLIEATSGNTGIALAMAAAIKGYKMILIMPDNSTAERKAAMTAYGAELLLVSKEEGMEGARDLAERLQAEGRGRVLDQFGNGDNPIAHYHSTGPEIWQQTHGSVTHFISSMGTTGTIMGCSQYLKEQNPAVQIIGLQPMDGSAIPGIRRWPEAYLPKIFDASRVDQVLDMSQEEAEQTTLRLAREEGIFCGVSSGGAVAGMLRLSRELENAVLVAIICDRGDRYLSTGLFDAP encoded by the coding sequence ATGACCTCGCAGTACCCAACCATCGCCGATTGCGTCGGCAATACGCCCCTGGTACGCCTGCAACGCCTGGGCGGGGACACCAGCAACACCTTGCTGCTCAAGCTCGAAGGCAACAACCCGGCAGGGTCGGTGAAGGACCGTCCGGCGTTGTCGATGATCGCCCGTGCCGAGCTGCGCGGTTTGATCAAGCCTGGCGACACGCTGATCGAGGCGACCTCGGGCAATACCGGTATCGCCCTGGCCATGGCGGCGGCGATCAAGGGTTACAAGATGATCCTGATCATGCCCGACAACTCCACTGCCGAACGCAAGGCGGCGATGACGGCCTATGGCGCCGAGCTATTGCTGGTGAGCAAGGAGGAGGGCATGGAGGGCGCGCGCGACCTGGCCGAGCGCCTGCAGGCCGAGGGCCGTGGACGGGTACTCGATCAGTTCGGCAATGGTGACAACCCCATCGCCCACTACCACAGCACCGGTCCGGAGATCTGGCAGCAGACCCACGGCAGCGTGACCCACTTCATCAGCTCGATGGGCACCACCGGTACCATCATGGGCTGCTCGCAGTACCTCAAGGAACAGAATCCCGCCGTGCAGATCATCGGTTTGCAGCCGATGGACGGCTCGGCCATCCCCGGCATTCGCCGCTGGCCCGAGGCCTACCTGCCGAAGATCTTCGATGCCAGCCGCGTCGATCAGGTGCTCGACATGTCCCAGGAAGAAGCCGAGCAGACCACCCTGCGTCTGGCACGCGAAGAGGGCATCTTCTGCGGCGTTTCGTCCGGCGGTGCGGTGGCTGGCATGTTGCGCCTGTCGCGTGAGCTGGAAAATGCGGTACTGGTCGCGATCATCTGCGACCGTGGCGACCGTTACCTGTCCACCGGCCTGTTCGACGCACCCTGA
- a CDS encoding 2-hydroxyacid dehydrogenase produces the protein MRVLLFSSQEYDQASFTRANRHCALDLHFQPARLTVDTAALAAGFEVVCAFINDELDAQVLQRLVDGGTRLIALRSAGYNHVDLSSAARLGLAVVRVPAYSPHAVAEHAVALVMALNRRLHRAYNRTREGDFTLHGLTGFDLHGKTVGVVGTGQIGEAFARIMAGFGCQLLACDPYPNPRLLDLGARYLELPELLHQSRIVSLHCPLTHSSEHLINAQTLAHMQPGAMLINTGRGALVDTPALIEALKSGQLGYLGLDVYEEEAQLFFQDRSDHPLQDDVLARLLTFPNVIITAHQAFLTHEALDAIAETTLQNITRWAAGKAQNLVSG, from the coding sequence ATGCGCGTTCTGCTGTTCAGCAGCCAGGAGTACGACCAGGCCAGCTTCACCCGGGCCAACCGGCACTGCGCGCTGGACCTGCATTTCCAACCCGCGCGCCTGACCGTGGACACCGCCGCGCTGGCCGCCGGTTTCGAGGTGGTCTGCGCATTCATCAACGATGAGCTCGATGCCCAGGTGCTGCAGCGCCTGGTCGACGGTGGCACACGGCTGATCGCCCTGCGCTCGGCTGGCTACAACCATGTCGACCTGAGCAGCGCAGCACGCCTGGGTCTGGCAGTGGTGCGGGTCCCGGCCTATTCGCCGCACGCGGTCGCTGAACACGCCGTTGCGCTGGTGATGGCGCTGAACCGCCGCTTGCACCGCGCCTACAACCGTACCCGCGAAGGCGATTTCACCTTGCATGGGCTGACTGGCTTCGACCTGCATGGCAAGACCGTCGGCGTGGTCGGCACCGGGCAGATTGGCGAGGCCTTTGCCCGCATCATGGCCGGTTTCGGCTGCCAGTTGCTGGCCTGCGACCCCTACCCCAACCCGCGCCTGCTCGACCTGGGCGCACGCTACCTGGAACTGCCCGAACTGCTGCACCAGTCGCGCATCGTCAGCCTGCACTGCCCGTTGACCCACAGCAGTGAGCACCTCATCAACGCCCAGACCCTGGCGCACATGCAGCCGGGCGCGATGCTGATCAACACGGGACGGGGCGCGTTGGTGGACACCCCGGCACTGATCGAGGCACTCAAGAGCGGACAACTGGGCTATCTGGGGCTGGACGTTTACGAAGAGGAAGCACAGCTGTTCTTCCAGGACCGCTCCGACCATCCCCTACAGGACGACGTGCTGGCACGCCTGCTGACGTTTCCCAATGTCATCATCACCGCGCATCAGGCGTTCCTCACCCATGAGGCGCTGGATGCGATCGCCGAGACCACCCTGCAGAACATCACCCGCTGGGCAGCAGGCAAGGCGCAGAATCTGGTCAGTGGCTGA